A stretch of the Streptococcus suis genome encodes the following:
- a CDS encoding DUF5052 family protein, with protein MRWNKKILLSVVLLVSLVSLSACQSITNWWKNTKEEWIGLEMTVRTFDENSQLIDEMSGKSLSISRNQEFDSVDAEGYSNSDSSVLKVTLGNYEIDHVGSSLIAAEEGLEDLYAKYQTTVDIANYDRSIPLVNRMVSSLKNDFTGKAKVVLIRSQNGTPLATYVGDKVSLYASDAPKTSELLVDGKRLIIYRCDYTIYDRELLEN; from the coding sequence ATGAGATGGAATAAAAAGATTTTATTGTCTGTTGTGTTGCTTGTTAGCTTGGTTTCCTTATCAGCCTGTCAATCGATTACGAACTGGTGGAAGAACACCAAGGAAGAATGGATTGGTCTAGAAATGACCGTTCGAACTTTTGATGAAAATTCTCAATTAATTGATGAAATGTCTGGGAAGTCCTTGTCAATTTCTCGCAACCAAGAGTTTGACTCTGTGGATGCTGAAGGCTACTCGAATTCTGATTCTTCGGTATTAAAAGTGACGCTCGGTAATTATGAAATCGACCATGTAGGCTCTTCTTTAATTGCTGCAGAAGAAGGTCTGGAGGATCTTTATGCCAAATACCAAACTACGGTAGATATTGCGAATTATGACCGTTCGATTCCCTTGGTGAATCGCATGGTTTCAAGTTTGAAAAATGATTTTACCGGAAAGGCAAAGGTGGTACTTATTCGGTCACAAAATGGTACACCTTTGGCAACGTATGTTGGAGATAAAGTTTCACTATATGCTTCAGATGCACCAAAGACTTCTGAGCTTTTAGTGGATGGCAAACGGTTGATTATCTATCGTTGTGACTATACCATTTATGACAGGGAGCTATTGGAGAATTAA
- a CDS encoding N-acetyltransferase family protein translates to MIEIRNAQFEDAANLVAIYAPYVEKTAITFETQVPTVEDFENRIKKTMEKFPYLVAIEEGQIVGYAYASTYYARAAYDWTVELSVYVQKEARGKGVGTLLYTALEEELTARGFKNFLACIALPNPASIALHEKRGYEQVAHFKKVGYKFGIWHDIVWLQKSLVGD, encoded by the coding sequence ATGATAGAGATTCGGAATGCGCAGTTTGAAGATGCGGCAAATTTGGTGGCCATTTATGCCCCATATGTTGAAAAAACTGCCATTACTTTTGAAACACAAGTACCTACAGTAGAAGATTTTGAAAATAGAATTAAAAAAACTATGGAAAAATTCCCTTATCTGGTCGCAATAGAAGAAGGACAGATAGTGGGATATGCCTACGCATCGACCTATTATGCTCGTGCAGCCTATGATTGGACGGTGGAATTGTCGGTCTATGTTCAAAAAGAAGCGCGTGGAAAAGGGGTTGGAACCTTGCTATACACTGCTTTGGAGGAGGAATTGACTGCGCGTGGGTTCAAAAACTTTTTAGCTTGCATTGCCTTACCAAATCCTGCTTCCATTGCCTTGCATGAAAAGAGAGGTTATGAGCAGGTGGCTCATTTTAAAAAAGTTGGATACAAATTTGGCATTTGGCATGATATCGTCTGGCTCCAAAAGTCTCTTGTAGGTGACTAA
- a CDS encoding aspartate-semialdehyde dehydrogenase, producing MAYVVAVVGATGAVGAQMIKMLEASTLPIEKVRLLASARSAGKTLQFKGQEIVIEETTETAFEGVDIALFSAGGSTSAKFAPYAVKAGAVVVDNTSYFRQNPDVPLVVPEVNAHALDAHNGIISCPNCSTIQMMVALEPIRQKWGLERIIVSTYQAVSGAGMGAILETQAQLRDVLNDGVEPKAVEANILPSGGDKKHYPIGFNALPQIDLFTENDYTYEEMKMTKETKKIMEDDSIAVSATCVRIPVLSAHSESVYIETKEIAPIDEVKAAIADFPGAVLEDDVANQIYPQAVNAVGSRDTFVGRIRKDLDKENGIHMWVVSDNLLKGAAWNSVQIAETLHERGLVRPTAELKFELK from the coding sequence ATGGCATATGTAGTGGCTGTCGTTGGTGCGACAGGTGCAGTTGGTGCGCAAATGATTAAAATGTTGGAAGCATCAACTCTTCCAATCGAAAAAGTACGTTTATTAGCTTCTGCTCGTTCTGCGGGAAAAACCCTTCAATTTAAAGGACAAGAGATTGTTATCGAAGAAACAACTGAAACTGCCTTTGAAGGTGTTGATATTGCGCTTTTCTCAGCTGGTGGTTCTACATCTGCTAAATTCGCTCCATACGCGGTTAAGGCGGGTGCAGTTGTTGTAGATAATACTTCTTATTTCCGTCAAAATCCTGATGTTCCTTTGGTTGTTCCTGAGGTTAATGCACATGCTTTGGATGCACATAATGGAATTATCTCTTGTCCAAACTGTTCAACTATTCAAATGATGGTTGCTTTAGAACCAATTCGTCAGAAGTGGGGCTTGGAACGGATTATCGTTTCAACTTATCAAGCTGTATCTGGTGCAGGTATGGGTGCAATCCTAGAAACGCAGGCTCAACTTCGAGATGTATTGAATGATGGTGTTGAGCCAAAAGCTGTTGAAGCAAACATTCTTCCTTCTGGTGGTGATAAGAAACATTACCCAATTGGATTCAATGCACTTCCTCAAATTGACCTCTTCACTGAAAATGACTATACTTACGAAGAGATGAAAATGACGAAGGAAACGAAGAAAATCATGGAAGATGATAGTATTGCCGTTTCTGCAACCTGTGTTCGTATTCCAGTTTTGTCAGCTCACTCAGAATCTGTTTACATTGAGACAAAAGAGATTGCTCCGATTGATGAAGTCAAAGCAGCAATCGCTGATTTCCCAGGTGCTGTTCTCGAAGATGATGTTGCCAACCAAATTTATCCTCAAGCAGTCAATGCTGTTGGAAGTCGTGATACCTTTGTTGGTCGTATTCGTAAGGATTTGGACAAGGAAAATGGCATCCATATGTGGGTTGTTTCAGATAACTTGCTGAAGGGTGCTGCGTGGAACTCAGTTCAAATCGCAGAAACACTACATGAACGTGGTCTTGTTCGTCCAACTGCAGAGCTGAAATTTGAATTGAAATAA
- a CDS encoding 4-hydroxy-tetrahydrodipicolinate synthase: MSIQDLSDVKIFTAMITPFKEDGSINFDVLPELIEHLLAHHTQGILLAGTTAESPTLTHEEELELFGAVQKIVNGRVPLIAGIGTNDTRDSIEFAKEVAAFGGFAAGLAIVPYYNKPSQEGMYQHFKAIADASDLPIIIYNIPGRVVVEMTPETMLRLAEHPNIIGVKECTSLANMAYLIEHKPEDFLVYTGEDGDAFHAMNLGADGVISVASHTNGDEMYEMISAIAQQDIKTAAAIQRKFIPKVNALFSYPSPAPVKAVLNYLGFEVGPLRLPLVPCPIEDAKRIIKVVVDGDYEATKATVTGVVRPDY, encoded by the coding sequence ATGTCTATTCAAGATTTAAGTGATGTAAAAATTTTCACAGCGATGATCACCCCTTTCAAAGAAGATGGTTCTATCAATTTTGACGTTTTACCAGAATTAATTGAGCATTTGTTGGCACATCATACGCAAGGTATTTTATTAGCAGGTACAACAGCCGAAAGTCCGACATTGACACACGAAGAAGAATTGGAGTTGTTTGGCGCAGTTCAAAAAATTGTCAATGGCCGTGTTCCTCTAATTGCTGGTATTGGTACCAACGATACCCGTGACTCAATTGAGTTTGCTAAAGAAGTTGCAGCTTTTGGCGGTTTTGCAGCTGGTTTGGCTATTGTGCCTTATTACAATAAGCCATCTCAAGAGGGAATGTATCAGCACTTTAAGGCTATTGCCGACGCTTCTGATTTACCAATCATTATTTACAATATTCCTGGACGCGTAGTGGTGGAAATGACTCCTGAAACCATGTTGCGTTTGGCTGAACATCCTAATATTATCGGTGTCAAGGAGTGTACTAGCCTTGCCAATATGGCTTATTTGATTGAGCACAAACCAGAAGATTTCTTAGTCTACACTGGTGAAGATGGTGATGCTTTCCATGCAATGAATCTGGGAGCTGATGGGGTCATCTCTGTCGCGTCCCATACTAATGGTGATGAGATGTACGAAATGATTTCCGCTATCGCTCAGCAAGATATCAAAACGGCAGCAGCTATTCAACGGAAATTTATTCCGAAAGTCAATGCCTTATTCTCATATCCAAGCCCTGCACCGGTGAAAGCAGTATTAAATTATCTAGGATTTGAAGTTGGGCCGCTTCGCCTACCACTCGTACCATGTCCTATTGAAGATGCAAAACGCATCATCAAGGTCGTTGTAGACGGCGATTATGAAGCAACAAAAGCCACCGTCACAGGAGTAGTCAGACCGGATTATTAA
- a CDS encoding HTH domain-containing protein — protein MQIDSLLEKRERAIYQLLLFVENRKDAPLLKDVCRHLDLTKSTLLRYIDSFNEESHAAELGLLFHLEEEKVSLQKDARLSQQQILSYLFQPSIKYQIIVFVLDKEDVSLQTLSQELLISEATLNRHLASLNQLLAEFGIAIKSGRLKGSELQIRYFLHQVLLLTTVSSKYQEEFARRHLDALLPLFERFYQSKLNPKQAYRLLLWLMISQQRSKLQQLDYKALYSLMRPYQDHKFYRQLRKMYLTVGQQQSASFQEGDIMALFAFLFSHFILEPHQLEQVLGFGGPIMQATSLALHVFRSHLGESLSISEEALYHLNQTMSQLYFFQSSLELEVVQELSFEDESAQLLKNVFKTAFHRSLHADQVMAGYSLKIKALYVYFSQIKPIQVKIGFASSLHEVLSYPLLMQLREKLEGNRQVLIDPYQNGESYDFIITDYLNESSCPIYYLGTQLKMYDVVQLKSIIQELYNQKARQSEKIATQTPFPIEHR, from the coding sequence ATGCAGATTGATTCCCTATTGGAAAAACGCGAACGAGCTATTTATCAGTTGCTCCTGTTTGTGGAAAACAGAAAAGATGCTCCCTTGCTGAAAGATGTGTGTCGCCATTTAGATCTGACAAAATCAACTTTATTGCGCTATATAGATTCTTTTAATGAAGAGTCGCATGCTGCAGAATTGGGTCTTTTATTTCACCTTGAGGAAGAAAAGGTTTCTTTACAAAAAGATGCTCGACTAAGTCAGCAACAAATATTATCTTATCTTTTTCAGCCTAGTATCAAGTATCAGATTATTGTATTTGTATTAGATAAAGAAGATGTTTCTTTACAGACATTGTCTCAAGAATTACTAATTAGTGAGGCAACGCTCAATCGCCATCTCGCATCACTAAACCAATTACTGGCTGAATTCGGCATTGCCATTAAAAGCGGCCGGTTGAAAGGAAGCGAGCTTCAAATACGATATTTCTTACATCAAGTCCTCCTCTTGACAACTGTTAGCTCCAAATACCAAGAGGAATTTGCCAGACGCCATTTGGACGCCTTATTACCCTTATTTGAACGCTTTTATCAGTCAAAACTCAATCCTAAACAGGCCTATCGTCTTTTATTATGGTTGATGATTTCACAACAACGTTCTAAGTTACAACAGTTGGATTATAAGGCACTGTATAGCCTCATGAGGCCTTATCAGGACCATAAATTTTATCGACAATTGCGGAAGATGTATCTGACAGTGGGACAACAACAATCTGCTTCCTTTCAGGAAGGGGATATCATGGCTTTATTTGCATTTTTGTTTAGTCACTTTATTTTAGAACCACATCAGTTGGAACAGGTTCTGGGCTTTGGGGGTCCAATTATGCAAGCAACGTCACTTGCTTTGCACGTTTTTCGTTCACACCTAGGAGAGTCCTTGTCGATTTCAGAAGAGGCCCTTTATCATTTGAATCAGACCATGAGTCAATTGTATTTCTTTCAATCTTCGCTTGAACTTGAAGTGGTACAAGAACTTTCATTTGAAGACGAATCAGCCCAATTATTAAAAAATGTCTTTAAAACAGCTTTTCATAGAAGTCTACATGCTGATCAGGTAATGGCTGGCTATTCTCTAAAAATCAAAGCCTTATATGTATATTTTAGTCAGATAAAGCCGATACAGGTCAAAATTGGTTTCGCATCTTCTTTGCATGAGGTTTTATCCTATCCTTTATTAATGCAGTTGAGAGAAAAGCTTGAAGGCAATCGTCAGGTGCTTATAGACCCCTATCAGAATGGAGAATCTTATGATTTCATTATCACTGACTACCTTAACGAATCGTCATGCCCTATTTATTATTTAGGAACTCAATTAAAAATGTATGATGTTGTACAATTGAAATCTATTATACAAGAGCTGTACAATCAAAAGGCAAGACAATCAGAAAAAATTGCAACTCAAACACCTTTTCCAATAGAACATCGGTAA
- the glpK gene encoding glycerol kinase encodes MSTEKYIMAIDQGTTSSRAIIFNKKGEKVGSYQKEFTQIFPKPGWVEHNANEIWNSVQSVIAGSFIESGVRPDQIEGIGITNQRETTVVWDKETGLPIYNAVVWQSRQTAHLADQLKADGHADMIHKKTGLVVDAYFSATKVRWILDQVPGAQERAEKGEILFGTIDTWLVWKLTDGKQHVTDYSNAARTMLFNIEELKWDDEILSLLNIPKAMLPEVRSNSEVYGKTAPFHFYGAEVPISGMAGDQQAALFGQLAFEPGMVKNTYGTGSFIVMNTGEEMQLSRNNLLTTIGYGINGKVYYALEGSIFIAGSAVQWLRDSMRMVTTSPESEELARKSTSNDEVYVVPAFTGLGAPYWNSDARGSVFGLTRGTTKEDFVKATLQSIAYQVRDVIDTMQLDTGIDISVLKVDGGAAMNSLLMQFQADILGIEIARAQNLETTALGAAFLAGLAVGFWKDLDELKELNAVGQSFQPTMNEARKEKLYKGWKKAVAATQLFAEVDEEQ; translated from the coding sequence ATGTCTACTGAAAAATACATCATGGCTATTGACCAAGGAACTACAAGTTCACGTGCCATCATCTTTAATAAAAAAGGTGAGAAAGTTGGCAGTTACCAAAAAGAGTTTACGCAAATTTTCCCTAAACCAGGTTGGGTTGAACATAACGCCAATGAAATTTGGAATTCGGTCCAGTCAGTCATTGCAGGATCCTTTATCGAAAGTGGTGTTCGTCCTGATCAGATTGAAGGAATTGGTATTACCAACCAGCGTGAAACAACGGTGGTCTGGGATAAGGAAACAGGTCTTCCAATTTACAATGCCGTTGTCTGGCAATCTCGCCAAACAGCTCATCTTGCTGACCAGCTGAAAGCGGATGGTCACGCAGATATGATTCATAAAAAAACAGGCCTTGTAGTGGATGCTTACTTCTCAGCAACCAAAGTTCGTTGGATTTTGGACCAAGTCCCTGGAGCGCAGGAACGTGCTGAAAAAGGTGAGATTCTGTTCGGAACCATTGATACTTGGTTAGTGTGGAAGTTAACAGATGGCAAACAGCATGTGACAGATTATTCAAACGCAGCTCGTACAATGCTCTTCAATATTGAAGAGTTGAAATGGGATGATGAAATTTTATCTCTTCTCAACATTCCAAAAGCCATGTTGCCAGAAGTTCGTTCAAACTCTGAAGTTTATGGAAAGACAGCTCCATTCCATTTCTATGGCGCAGAAGTGCCAATCTCTGGCATGGCAGGTGACCAACAGGCTGCCCTATTTGGACAACTGGCATTTGAGCCAGGTATGGTGAAAAATACTTACGGAACTGGTTCTTTCATCGTGATGAATACAGGTGAGGAGATGCAGTTGTCTCGTAATAATCTATTAACGACGATTGGCTATGGTATCAATGGTAAAGTATACTATGCTTTGGAAGGCTCTATCTTTATCGCTGGTTCGGCGGTTCAATGGCTCCGTGACAGCATGCGAATGGTGACAACCTCGCCTGAGTCAGAAGAGTTGGCACGCAAATCTACCAGCAATGATGAAGTCTATGTTGTTCCAGCCTTTACAGGACTTGGAGCTCCGTATTGGAATTCAGATGCGCGTGGCTCTGTTTTTGGATTGACACGTGGTACAACAAAAGAAGACTTCGTCAAAGCAACTCTTCAATCCATTGCCTACCAAGTTCGTGATGTTATTGATACCATGCAATTGGATACGGGTATTGATATTTCTGTGTTGAAGGTTGACGGTGGTGCAGCCATGAACAGCCTCCTCATGCAATTCCAAGCAGATATTTTGGGTATTGAAATCGCACGCGCTCAAAACCTTGAAACTACAGCTCTTGGAGCAGCATTCTTGGCAGGTTTAGCAGTTGGTTTCTGGAAAGATTTGGATGAATTGAAAGAACTCAACGCTGTCGGCCAATCTTTCCAACCAACCATGAACGAAGCTCGTAAAGAAAAACTTTACAAGGGATGGAAAAAAGCTGTCGCAGCAACTCAACTATTTGCAGAAGTGGATGAAGAGCAATAA
- the glpO gene encoding type 1 glycerol-3-phosphate oxidase: MEFSKETRRIAIERMQDRQLDLLIIGGGITGAGVALQAAASGMETALIEMQDFAEGTSSRSTKLVHGGLRYLKQFDVEVVSDTVSERTVVQNVAPHIPKPDPMLLPVYDEPGSTFSLFRLKVAMDLYDLLAGVNNTAMANKVLTKEEVIEREPNLKQEGLIGGGVYLDFRNNDARLVIENIKRAAKDGALIASRVKAEKFIKDESGKVIGIVARDLLTDSTFEIHARLVINTTGPWSDEVRNLGGEGSGVLQMRPTKGVHLVVDSTRLSVPQPTYFDTGHADGRMVFVLPRENKTYFGTTDTDYTGDLANPMVTQEDVDYLLDIVNNRFPEANLTLDDIESGWAGLRPLLSGNGASDYNGGNSGKLSDESFNSLIETVKGYLNNEKSRDDVEQDLTHLEGSVSEKHMDPSAVSRGSALDRDDNGLLTLAGGKITDFRKMAEGAIEKVADILKEEHGRSFKLINSKTYPVSGGELNPANVAEEIEHLAQLGVKKGLVYDDALYLANLYGSNAPKVFALNHKVEAVYGLNKRDLLSLHYAMKEEMTLTAVDYLLRRTNYMLFMREQLDAVAPDILKEMAAYYAWSEEELAQQEQLLADTLVKNDLTYLKEK, encoded by the coding sequence ATGGAATTTTCAAAAGAAACAAGACGCATAGCCATTGAACGAATGCAGGATCGTCAACTAGACCTCCTCATTATCGGTGGTGGTATTACGGGTGCTGGCGTGGCTTTACAGGCAGCAGCAAGTGGCATGGAAACAGCCTTGATTGAAATGCAAGACTTTGCAGAAGGAACTTCCAGTCGCTCAACAAAATTGGTGCATGGTGGATTACGTTATTTGAAACAATTTGACGTGGAAGTGGTATCCGATACCGTATCTGAACGTACTGTAGTACAAAATGTTGCCCCACATATTCCAAAGCCAGACCCAATGCTTTTACCAGTGTATGATGAGCCAGGTTCAACCTTCAGCCTCTTCCGTTTGAAAGTAGCCATGGACTTATATGACCTCTTAGCTGGTGTCAACAATACTGCAATGGCCAATAAGGTCTTGACTAAAGAAGAAGTCATTGAACGTGAACCAAACTTGAAGCAAGAAGGATTGATTGGTGGCGGTGTCTACCTCGACTTCCGCAACAATGATGCCCGCTTGGTCATTGAGAACATCAAACGTGCAGCCAAAGACGGCGCCTTGATTGCCAGCCGTGTCAAAGCTGAGAAATTTATCAAGGATGAGTCAGGTAAAGTTATCGGCATTGTTGCTCGTGATTTGCTGACAGATAGCACCTTTGAAATTCATGCTCGTTTGGTCATCAATACAACAGGACCATGGAGTGATGAAGTGCGTAATCTGGGTGGCGAGGGCTCAGGCGTTCTCCAGATGCGTCCAACCAAAGGTGTACACCTAGTTGTCGATAGCACTCGCTTGTCTGTTCCTCAGCCAACTTACTTTGATACTGGTCACGCAGATGGTCGAATGGTCTTTGTCCTTCCACGTGAAAATAAAACCTATTTTGGTACAACAGATACAGACTACACTGGCGATTTGGCGAATCCGATGGTAACCCAAGAAGACGTTGACTATCTGCTTGATATTGTCAACAATCGCTTCCCAGAAGCAAACTTGACCTTGGATGACATTGAGAGCGGTTGGGCAGGTCTTCGTCCCCTCTTGTCTGGAAATGGAGCTTCTGACTACAACGGTGGAAACAGCGGAAAACTCAGCGATGAGAGCTTCAATAGCTTGATTGAAACAGTTAAAGGCTATTTGAACAATGAAAAGAGTCGTGACGATGTGGAGCAAGATTTGACACATTTGGAAGGCAGTGTTTCTGAAAAACACATGGATCCATCTGCTGTATCACGCGGTTCTGCACTTGATCGCGATGACAATGGTTTGCTGACTCTTGCAGGTGGTAAAATCACAGACTTCCGTAAGATGGCCGAAGGAGCAATAGAAAAGGTTGCAGACATCCTCAAAGAAGAACATGGTCGCAGCTTTAAACTCATCAATTCTAAGACCTATCCAGTCTCTGGTGGTGAATTGAACCCGGCAAACGTTGCAGAAGAAATCGAACATCTTGCTCAACTAGGTGTGAAGAAAGGTCTTGTCTATGATGATGCGCTTTACTTGGCAAACTTGTACGGCTCAAATGCGCCAAAAGTCTTTGCATTAAACCATAAAGTAGAGGCCGTTTATGGCTTGAACAAGCGTGATTTGCTTTCCCTTCACTATGCTATGAAGGAAGAGATGACCTTGACTGCCGTTGACTATCTTCTCCGTCGTACCAACTACATGCTCTTTATGCGTGAGCAGTTGGATGCGGTGGCACCAGACATTTTGAAAGAGATGGCTGCATACTATGCTTGGTCAGAAGAAGAACTAGCACAACAGGAACAATTGTTGGCAGATACACTTGTTAAGAATGATTTGACCTATTTGAAAGAAAAATAG
- a CDS encoding aquaporin family protein produces the protein MTNELIGEVLGTALLVLLGNGVVAGVVLDKSKAKDAGWIVITIGWGLAVAMAAFVSGLLGPAHLNPAVSIAMAFAGNLPWGSVVPYILAQFIGAFIGSILVFLMYKDHYDATEDTGAVLATFSTGPAIRNLVSNTISEAIGTFVLVLGLLAFGQYDFPTGLGTIIVGGLILSLGVSLGGPTGYALNPARDLGPRIMHAILPLKHKGDSDWGYAWVPVVGPIIGGLLAAVLYGLIF, from the coding sequence ATGACAAATGAATTAATCGGTGAAGTGTTGGGTACCGCCTTACTTGTCTTACTAGGTAATGGTGTGGTAGCAGGAGTAGTACTAGATAAGAGTAAGGCTAAGGATGCTGGTTGGATTGTAATCACAATTGGTTGGGGTCTAGCAGTAGCCATGGCAGCTTTTGTGAGTGGCTTATTGGGACCTGCCCACCTCAATCCAGCTGTATCAATTGCAATGGCCTTTGCAGGAAATCTCCCATGGGGGTCTGTAGTCCCTTATATCCTTGCTCAATTTATCGGAGCTTTTATCGGTAGTATCCTAGTTTTCCTTATGTACAAAGATCACTACGACGCTACTGAGGACACAGGCGCTGTATTGGCAACTTTCTCTACTGGTCCTGCCATCCGCAACCTTGTTTCCAATACAATTAGCGAAGCAATTGGAACCTTTGTTTTGGTCTTGGGATTATTGGCTTTCGGTCAGTATGATTTTCCAACAGGGCTTGGTACCATAATTGTTGGTGGCTTAATCCTATCTCTAGGAGTATCATTAGGAGGTCCAACAGGATATGCCCTAAACCCTGCGCGTGACCTTGGTCCTCGTATCATGCATGCCATTCTTCCGTTGAAGCACAAGGGCGATTCGGATTGGGGCTATGCTTGGGTACCAGTTGTTGGTCCAATCATCGGAGGCTTGCTTGCTGCTGTCCTATATGGTCTCATTTTTTAA
- a CDS encoding 2,6-dichloro-p-hydroquinone 1,2-dioxygenase, giving the protein MNNTGIHHISSLVGNIHQAYHFYYHILGLKLTLKTVNQDDSSMYHLFFGDAEGRFGTEFTIFDMPTLARQREGANRLERTIFLVKDLTALEFWQKRLTEFEVVNEGIQAFGSGHILNFQDEDGQLLGLTYHESIGKMLPVEIKDIPAAAAIVGIAGIQMRVRKEKALIELLEDRFGFVEENRFEYQGQEVISLVFDNEFQHRVQVMVDKESKISVIGVGGIHHVAFGVLDESDLEEMVDHLNLHNRPHSGIINRDFMHSLYFRAPNYLMFEVATMNGDKEAPMPNQSSKLDEVELFLPSFLEQERLEIEKILDQRY; this is encoded by the coding sequence ATGAACAATACAGGTATTCATCACATTTCAAGCTTGGTAGGAAATATTCATCAAGCCTATCATTTTTATTACCATATTCTAGGCTTGAAATTAACCTTAAAAACGGTGAATCAGGACGATTCTTCTATGTATCATTTGTTTTTTGGAGATGCAGAAGGTCGATTTGGAACGGAATTCACTATTTTTGATATGCCGACACTAGCTCGACAACGGGAGGGAGCAAATCGATTGGAGAGAACCATTTTTCTAGTCAAAGATTTAACTGCCTTGGAATTTTGGCAGAAAAGATTGACAGAGTTTGAAGTGGTAAACGAAGGGATTCAGGCTTTTGGAAGCGGGCATATCTTGAATTTCCAAGATGAGGATGGTCAGTTGCTTGGTTTAACATACCATGAATCCATAGGAAAGATGCTACCTGTTGAGATCAAGGACATTCCTGCGGCTGCAGCAATTGTAGGCATAGCTGGCATACAAATGCGGGTTCGTAAAGAGAAAGCTCTAATTGAATTACTTGAGGACCGTTTTGGTTTTGTGGAAGAAAATCGATTTGAATACCAAGGACAAGAAGTTATTTCACTAGTATTTGATAACGAGTTTCAACACCGAGTGCAGGTTATGGTCGATAAGGAATCAAAAATCAGTGTAATCGGTGTTGGTGGTATCCATCATGTGGCTTTCGGCGTGCTAGATGAATCTGATTTAGAAGAAATGGTTGACCATTTGAATCTTCATAATCGTCCGCACTCTGGTATTATCAATCGAGATTTCATGCATTCCTTGTACTTCCGAGCACCAAATTATCTCATGTTTGAGGTTGCAACGATGAATGGTGATAAAGAAGCTCCAATGCCAAATCAATCATCCAAATTAGATGAAGTTGAATTATTTCTACCAAGTTTCTTAGAGCAAGAACGATTAGAAATTGAAAAAATACTCGATCAACGTTATTAG